A genomic region of Tamandua tetradactyla isolate mTamTet1 chromosome 2, mTamTet1.pri, whole genome shotgun sequence contains the following coding sequences:
- the FABP3 gene encoding fatty acid-binding protein, heart, protein MVDAFLGTWKLVDSQKFDDYMKSLGVGFATRQMAAMTKPTTIIEQDGDTITIKTQSTFKSTEISFKLGVEFDETTADDRKVKSTVTLDGGKLVHVQKWDGQETTLVREIKDGKLILTLTYGSVVCTRTYEKGA, encoded by the exons ATGGTGGACGCTTTCCTGGGCACCTGGAAGCTAGTGGACAGCCAGAAATTCGATGACTACATGAAGTCTCTCG GTGTGGGTTTTGCCACCAGACAGATGGCTGCCATGACCAAGCCTACCACAATCATTGAACAGGATGGAGACACTATTACCATAAAGACACAGAGCACCTTCAAGAGCACAGAGATCAGCTTCAAACTAGGGGTGGAGTTTGATGAGACAACAGCAGACGACAGGAAAGTCAAG TCCACTGTGACACTTGATGGAGGCAAACTTGTCCATGTGCAGAAGTGGGATGGACAAGAGACGACACTTGTACGGGAGATAAAGGATGGGAAACTCATTCTG acACTCACCTATGGCAGTGTAGTTTGTACTCGCACTTATGAGAAAGGGGCATGA